The Hahella sp. HNIBRBA332 genome window below encodes:
- a CDS encoding RluA family pseudouridine synthase, whose translation MPSDNIWRSGGGEMDAQSRWRRKLIVGEAVADASSWLAAQTGLSKQKIKDAMLKGAVWWKRGGKPQKRLRRAKSALAVGDVLELNYDPQILSLNSPQPSLVADYDTYSIWCKPAGLLTQGSEWGDHCSLLRMVELHFQSKRQVFLLHRLDREAMGLVIIAHNKAAAGRFGAMLQNNALDKFYLARVKGRLAQEQGEIDFPVDDKSALSYYQVQHYDDATDSSLVRVKLITGRKHQIRRHFADLGHPLLGDPRYGSGNKHEDGLMLAAMELAFTCPMRRRAMRVIMPEALLPAWSHQN comes from the coding sequence ATGCCGTCAGATAATATTTGGCGTTCCGGGGGCGGGGAAATGGACGCCCAAAGTCGCTGGCGTCGCAAGTTAATCGTCGGCGAGGCGGTGGCGGATGCGTCGTCCTGGCTGGCCGCGCAGACCGGCCTGTCGAAGCAAAAGATCAAAGACGCCATGCTGAAAGGAGCCGTCTGGTGGAAGCGTGGAGGCAAGCCCCAGAAGCGCTTGCGCAGAGCCAAGTCCGCGCTGGCCGTCGGCGATGTGCTGGAGCTGAATTACGACCCTCAAATTCTTTCGCTGAACAGCCCGCAACCCTCACTGGTGGCGGATTATGACACCTACTCGATCTGGTGCAAGCCCGCTGGATTGCTGACGCAGGGCTCTGAATGGGGCGACCACTGCAGCTTGCTGCGCATGGTGGAGCTGCATTTCCAAAGCAAGCGACAGGTGTTCCTGCTGCATCGCTTGGATCGCGAGGCCATGGGGTTGGTGATCATCGCCCATAATAAAGCAGCGGCGGGTCGATTTGGCGCGATGCTGCAGAATAATGCGCTGGATAAGTTCTATCTGGCGCGGGTAAAAGGGCGTCTGGCGCAAGAGCAGGGGGAAATCGACTTCCCTGTGGACGACAAATCAGCGTTGAGCTATTACCAGGTTCAGCATTATGACGATGCGACGGATTCCAGTCTGGTGCGGGTCAAACTGATCACGGGACGCAAACATCAGATTCGCCGCCATTTTGCGGATCTGGGGCATCCCTTATTGGGCGATCCGCGTTATGGTTCCGGCAACAAGCACGAAGATGGTTTGATGCTGGCGGCGATGGAGCTGGCGTTTACCTGTCCCATGCGCCGCCGGGCCATGCGAGTAATTATGCCGGAGGCGTTGCTTCCGGCTTGGAGTCATCAGAACTGA
- a CDS encoding class I SAM-dependent methyltransferase, producing MSQLSNPSQALLRQREQLSGRILLCSPPADAIAADLRQTGAEVSVLSWDHTAVNACRGAVAEERLFTDLALPADAQWDQIALFMPKAREMLDLMLSVVAPAVKHAQHIWLVGEKREGVESAAKRLAKEGWDATKVDSARHCQVWQLIPADDWAPQQNDFWRAYELTQAKVGALQLFTLPGVFSAGRLDEGTQVLLESLPELRGRRFLDFGCGCGVIGTTLKKRYPKASVELTDINLLALKSAARTAEANNAELNIYASDGLAEVQPGVDAIVTNPPFHQGVKQDTRITQQFLRDCARVLKPGGSLTLVANRFLPYPDWIEAHVGPVRVLFENSRFKVYHAVR from the coding sequence ATGAGCCAGTTAAGTAATCCCAGCCAAGCACTGTTACGCCAACGTGAGCAGTTGAGCGGTCGAATATTATTGTGCTCACCGCCCGCAGACGCCATTGCTGCGGACCTGCGCCAGACTGGCGCAGAGGTCAGCGTTCTGAGTTGGGATCACACGGCGGTAAACGCCTGCCGGGGCGCCGTAGCGGAAGAGCGGTTATTTACGGATCTGGCGTTGCCTGCTGACGCGCAATGGGATCAGATCGCCCTGTTTATGCCGAAGGCCAGAGAAATGCTGGACTTGATGCTATCCGTTGTCGCGCCAGCAGTGAAACACGCACAGCATATCTGGCTGGTGGGGGAAAAGCGCGAAGGCGTGGAGAGCGCCGCCAAGCGTCTGGCGAAAGAAGGCTGGGACGCCACTAAGGTGGACTCAGCGCGTCATTGTCAGGTTTGGCAGTTGATCCCGGCGGACGATTGGGCTCCGCAACAGAACGATTTCTGGCGCGCCTACGAGCTCACGCAGGCGAAAGTGGGCGCACTGCAGCTCTTCACGCTGCCGGGAGTGTTCAGCGCAGGTCGTCTGGATGAGGGGACCCAAGTGCTGCTGGAGTCCCTGCCGGAGTTGCGCGGGCGGCGTTTTCTGGATTTTGGCTGCGGTTGCGGCGTTATTGGAACGACTTTGAAGAAGCGCTATCCCAAGGCATCAGTAGAGCTGACGGATATCAATCTGCTGGCGCTGAAAAGCGCGGCGCGCACTGCTGAGGCCAATAACGCGGAGTTGAATATCTATGCGTCCGATGGGCTCGCCGAAGTGCAGCCCGGCGTGGACGCCATTGTCACTAACCCGCCGTTTCATCAGGGGGTGAAGCAGGATACTCGCATCACCCAGCAGTTTCTGCGCGATTGCGCTCGCGTGCTTAAGCCGGGAGGCTCATTAACCCTGGTGGCGAACCGCTTCCTGCCATACCCGGATTGGATCGAAGCCCATGTTGGGCCGGTGCGGGTTCTGTTCGAGAACAGCCGCTTCAAGGTGTACCATGCCGTCAGATAA
- a CDS encoding flavin reductase family protein codes for MYIDFQQLEATKIYHWMTQTIIPRPIAWALTRNEDGGMNLAPFSYFTAISSAPPTIAISIGKKPSGELKDTRSNLQVGAPCTVHIAGREMAQAVTDSSRTLPYGESELPGLNLSLVDFEGFELGRLAECRLAFGCRVQEVVELGSVPQAMVLLNIEKLFVDDSVMTTDAKGRHKVDAMQVNPLSRLGADEYATLGEVISIPRPA; via the coding sequence ATGTATATTGACTTCCAGCAATTAGAAGCGACCAAAATCTATCATTGGATGACGCAGACCATCATCCCTCGTCCCATTGCATGGGCGCTGACCCGCAATGAGGATGGAGGCATGAATCTGGCGCCGTTCTCCTATTTCACCGCGATTTCCAGCGCGCCCCCCACCATTGCCATTTCCATCGGTAAAAAGCCCAGCGGAGAGCTGAAAGATACGCGCAGCAATTTGCAGGTTGGCGCGCCCTGCACGGTGCATATCGCCGGTCGTGAGATGGCGCAGGCGGTGACGGACTCGTCCCGGACGCTGCCTTACGGCGAATCCGAGCTGCCAGGGCTTAACCTGTCATTGGTGGACTTCGAAGGTTTTGAGTTGGGCAGATTGGCGGAATGTCGTTTGGCGTTTGGGTGCCGCGTGCAGGAAGTGGTGGAGCTGGGCAGCGTGCCCCAGGCGATGGTGCTGCTCAATATCGAAAAACTGTTTGTGGACGATAGCGTGATGACGACGGACGCCAAAGGCCGTCACAAAGTGGACGCAATGCAGGTGAACCCGCTGTCCCGTCTGGGGGCGGATGAATACGCCACATTGGGCGAAGTTATCAGTATTCCGAGGCCCGCATGA
- a CDS encoding chalcone isomerase family protein — MSISPTLSSMLFIVLLSLTTPSFAVTLQGVDVPESLPSKGDRPSLFLNGAATRRFLVFVDVYVGALYVERPSHEAQALLTDEGHRRMEFTMLRDVRGRKIADAFYEGMRLNISKQQAEDIRGEIEQMVHMFDQKLEKGDTAVVEYIPGVGAQVWLDGRDRGVIPGKKLFDAILSIWIGDYPVSQDFKAGILGAPQQSASRTADRN; from the coding sequence ATGAGCATATCCCCAACGCTATCGTCGATGCTGTTTATCGTCTTGTTGAGTCTGACTACGCCTTCCTTTGCGGTGACGCTGCAAGGCGTGGACGTTCCAGAATCCCTGCCGTCGAAAGGCGACCGTCCTTCTCTCTTCTTAAATGGCGCAGCCACTCGCCGCTTTCTTGTCTTTGTCGACGTGTATGTCGGCGCGTTGTATGTGGAGCGCCCGAGTCATGAGGCGCAAGCACTGCTTACCGATGAAGGGCATCGGCGCATGGAGTTCACCATGTTGAGAGACGTGCGCGGCCGCAAAATCGCTGACGCCTTTTACGAAGGCATGCGTCTGAATATCAGTAAGCAGCAGGCGGAGGACATCCGGGGAGAGATTGAACAGATGGTGCATATGTTCGATCAAAAGCTGGAAAAAGGAGACACCGCCGTTGTGGAGTATATCCCTGGCGTCGGGGCGCAAGTCTGGCTGGACGGGCGGGATCGCGGCGTCATTCCCGGCAAGAAGCTGTTCGACGCCATTCTTTCCATTTGGATTGGCGACTACCCTGTCAGTCAGGACTTCAAAGCAGGCATCCTGGGGGCGCCGCAACAGTCGGCGAGTCGAACGGCTGACCGGAATTGA
- the ccoM gene encoding cytochrome c oxidase subunit CcoM, with translation MYIDETIIAGLLVVGMTIAFFGGVYVVLKKDNDKHQKHH, from the coding sequence ATGTACATCGACGAAACCATCATCGCGGGTTTACTGGTAGTAGGCATGACCATCGCATTCTTCGGCGGTGTATATGTCGTACTGAAAAAAGACAACGACAAGCATCAGAAACATCATTAA
- a CDS encoding translocation/assembly module TamB domain-containing protein yields MLRKWWVRWPAHFFSLIMSLIVFILLLAVTFVGSESGRVWLLDKGLPLALKGSPIRIEVEDVVSPDLGHWSFGLLEVYLNEKQLVRARALDLQVDINSLFAQRVHVDNLSADDLYINLVDTLPESSKEEEETPESGTTAMWPVALDELSLLRLKVKAPGMEDIPAAKIHGSATLYWTDVPLTLELNAGTLTEKPAQVAISTQWDDQKRLTLTATLNEPAGGWLGGLAKMPAWQALDVELKAVAAQSAPSDQAVDSAQAGPTYSIDLQRLKAPLFGHHLHASGKVDVNLDAFLVQTEGLDIYVDQRLQKVRGRVTDEELDAQVDIDRFPLDVLAPWTKDFSTGNASASIRATGSLNDPQASGSASVRTNFSGKPLIASVRGSGGKEKIVVDSLTASLDQLQAQASGTVDLAGESLNIRVTRAQTPLSYLSLLDIAPPEGLELFAEASDVTVTGPYVSPNYEGWVSARGSYLDLPFTVEGGVKGGIDSVTLRDARVNTGEAWVTASGKIDWSKSLLDLSAKGGKIPLDLLSKLEVELPPELGPTLVGLDAKVKGKFTKPEFSGSAQAAGSFKSQAFAVSANLSGSPDVLNFRSFRAELPRALTSEGDSANQAELATLEGSGRVSITKSTLNLNVMAHKLPYSLAALTDVALPPDLSGNVDADLHVEGAFTDPKVSGRLHTAGRYSTLPFVVSGEGSGGTQGVDISSLSANLGDAGRIDLSGWWRPTGFDVSLNGSGVNTQSLQALGWQMQHGVLNTDLRLQGSLQQPRVDGYVAYATDIEGQDDKGRKQKYPLQLHTDIATQEDETLSLVTVIKKDDMQTGRVKLDINARTYLDFLNQLQGELDVRKIPLDVAVAGNLETRWLNFLLDPDIHRFSGDLNLNLTAKGVLGDPLLNGDLKLQDGFYENRITSTLFKDAQANLAFAGRKMTMSDSSASDGGSGKLELLGHVDWNELKGGEESDDKPIELQLIATNASILRRSDMEGAVSGKLTLEGDFKNLLLSGKVEVLPFAMMLDAALGRDIPEIEVREVAKEVLEDESILPLPKVALDIRLIVNQQAFLRGRGLEAELKGRVFAKGPLESASYRGNFETLRGTFEVFGKKFDLQEGEVLFENDSFTMFIVGVYTSKDTEYRAELSGSLASLKVNLSSNPPLPEDEILSQLMFGKSVRNITPIQAYRLAAAVQTLRGEGGSFFDPIATTRDLLGVDTLSVDTQETDNGSGVSVGVGKYLTERVYLELERTPDPAQPWKGSVEVELNPNLNLETTTGGQSGFGGVELQWKQDY; encoded by the coding sequence ATGCTGCGCAAATGGTGGGTGCGTTGGCCGGCTCATTTTTTCTCCCTGATCATGAGTCTGATTGTATTCATATTGCTGCTGGCGGTGACTTTCGTCGGCAGTGAAAGCGGGCGCGTCTGGCTGCTGGACAAAGGCCTGCCGCTGGCGTTGAAAGGTTCGCCCATCCGAATTGAAGTCGAAGACGTCGTTAGCCCGGATCTTGGGCACTGGAGCTTCGGATTGCTGGAAGTCTATCTTAACGAGAAGCAACTGGTGCGGGCGCGGGCCTTGGACCTGCAGGTGGACATCAACAGTCTGTTCGCCCAGCGGGTGCACGTGGACAATCTGTCGGCGGATGATTTGTACATCAACCTGGTGGACACTTTGCCGGAGTCCAGCAAGGAAGAAGAGGAAACGCCGGAGTCTGGAACCACGGCGATGTGGCCGGTGGCGTTGGATGAATTGTCGCTGCTGCGTCTGAAAGTGAAAGCGCCGGGGATGGAAGATATTCCCGCTGCGAAGATTCATGGCTCCGCCACGCTGTATTGGACGGACGTTCCCCTTACTTTGGAGTTGAATGCCGGGACGCTCACGGAGAAGCCGGCGCAGGTCGCGATATCCACGCAGTGGGATGATCAGAAACGACTTACTCTGACTGCGACCCTGAATGAGCCCGCCGGCGGCTGGTTGGGCGGACTGGCGAAAATGCCCGCCTGGCAGGCGCTGGATGTGGAGTTGAAAGCCGTTGCGGCCCAGTCCGCTCCTTCAGATCAGGCGGTAGACAGCGCGCAGGCTGGTCCGACATACAGCATCGACCTGCAACGATTGAAGGCGCCGTTATTCGGCCATCATCTGCACGCGTCAGGAAAAGTGGATGTGAATCTGGATGCGTTTCTGGTGCAAACCGAGGGGCTGGATATTTATGTCGACCAGCGTCTGCAAAAAGTCCGTGGGCGGGTGACGGATGAAGAACTGGATGCGCAAGTGGATATTGATCGCTTTCCGCTGGATGTATTGGCCCCCTGGACCAAAGATTTCAGTACAGGCAACGCCAGCGCCAGCATACGTGCGACAGGTTCGCTTAATGACCCGCAAGCGTCGGGCAGCGCCAGTGTGCGCACCAACTTTAGCGGCAAGCCTTTGATCGCCTCCGTACGCGGCAGTGGCGGCAAAGAAAAAATTGTCGTTGACTCCCTGACCGCCAGTCTGGACCAATTACAGGCGCAAGCCAGCGGGACAGTGGATCTCGCGGGGGAATCCCTGAATATTCGCGTCACTCGGGCGCAGACGCCGTTAAGTTATCTGAGCCTGTTGGATATTGCGCCGCCGGAAGGGCTGGAGTTGTTCGCCGAAGCGAGCGACGTCACCGTGACCGGCCCCTATGTATCTCCCAACTATGAAGGGTGGGTCTCGGCCCGCGGGTCCTACCTGGATTTGCCTTTTACGGTGGAGGGCGGCGTGAAAGGAGGCATAGACTCCGTCACGCTACGTGACGCCCGCGTCAACACGGGAGAGGCCTGGGTGACGGCTTCAGGCAAGATCGACTGGAGCAAATCTCTTCTCGACCTGAGCGCCAAGGGCGGCAAAATCCCGCTGGATCTGCTTAGCAAACTGGAAGTCGAACTGCCGCCTGAACTGGGACCCACCCTGGTTGGCCTCGACGCCAAGGTGAAAGGCAAATTCACCAAGCCGGAGTTCTCCGGCTCAGCGCAGGCGGCGGGCAGCTTCAAATCACAAGCCTTTGCGGTAAGTGCGAACTTGTCCGGTTCCCCCGATGTATTGAACTTTCGCTCTTTTCGCGCCGAACTGCCTCGTGCGCTAACTTCTGAGGGCGACTCTGCAAACCAGGCCGAGCTGGCCACGCTGGAAGGCTCCGGGCGGGTCAGCATCACCAAAAGTACGCTTAATCTGAATGTGATGGCGCATAAACTGCCATATTCCCTGGCCGCGTTGACGGATGTAGCGCTGCCTCCGGATCTGAGCGGTAATGTAGATGCAGATTTACATGTGGAAGGCGCATTCACTGACCCTAAAGTCAGCGGTCGGCTGCACACAGCGGGGCGTTACTCGACTTTGCCGTTTGTGGTGAGCGGTGAAGGAAGCGGCGGGACGCAGGGTGTGGATATTTCTTCCTTGAGCGCAAACCTGGGCGATGCCGGACGTATCGATCTGTCTGGCTGGTGGCGGCCAACCGGGTTCGACGTTTCGCTGAACGGCTCGGGCGTGAACACGCAGAGTCTGCAAGCCTTGGGTTGGCAAATGCAGCATGGGGTGTTGAATACGGACTTGCGACTGCAGGGGTCGCTGCAACAACCCAGAGTAGATGGTTATGTCGCCTACGCTACGGACATTGAAGGCCAGGACGACAAAGGGCGGAAGCAAAAATACCCGCTGCAGTTACATACCGATATCGCCACTCAGGAAGACGAGACTTTATCGCTGGTGACGGTCATCAAGAAAGACGATATGCAGACCGGCAGGGTGAAGCTGGATATCAATGCGCGCACTTACCTGGATTTCCTCAACCAACTGCAGGGTGAACTGGACGTGCGCAAGATTCCGCTGGACGTGGCGGTGGCGGGCAACCTGGAGACGCGTTGGCTCAACTTCCTGCTGGACCCTGATATTCACCGCTTTTCCGGCGACCTGAATCTGAACCTGACCGCCAAGGGCGTTCTTGGCGATCCTCTGTTAAATGGCGATTTGAAACTGCAGGATGGTTTTTACGAAAACCGCATCACCAGCACCTTGTTCAAAGACGCTCAGGCCAATCTGGCGTTCGCTGGCCGGAAAATGACCATGAGCGACAGCTCCGCCAGCGATGGCGGCTCCGGCAAGCTGGAGCTGCTTGGCCATGTGGATTGGAATGAGTTGAAAGGCGGTGAAGAAAGTGACGACAAACCGATAGAACTGCAGTTGATCGCCACCAACGCCAGTATTCTGCGTCGCTCCGATATGGAGGGGGCGGTGTCCGGGAAGCTGACGCTGGAAGGTGACTTCAAAAACCTGCTGCTTAGCGGGAAAGTGGAAGTGTTGCCGTTCGCGATGATGCTGGATGCGGCGCTGGGCCGTGATATTCCGGAGATTGAAGTGCGTGAGGTGGCTAAAGAAGTACTGGAGGATGAGAGCATCCTGCCTTTGCCTAAGGTCGCTCTGGATATCCGTCTGATTGTCAATCAGCAGGCCTTTCTCCGCGGGCGCGGGTTGGAGGCGGAACTGAAAGGCCGTGTGTTCGCCAAAGGGCCGCTGGAATCCGCGTCCTATCGCGGCAATTTTGAAACTTTGCGCGGCACCTTCGAGGTGTTTGGCAAGAAGTTCGATCTGCAGGAAGGGGAGGTGCTGTTTGAAAACGACAGCTTCACCATGTTTATCGTTGGCGTATACACCAGCAAAGACACGGAATACCGTGCAGAGCTGTCCGGGTCGCTGGCGTCGCTGAAGGTGAACCTGAGTTCGAATCCGCCATTGCCCGAGGACGAAATCCTGTCGCAGCTTATGTTCGGCAAGTCAGTGCGCAACATCACGCCGATTCAGGCGTATCGTTTAGCGGCGGCGGTGCAGACGCTGCGTGGGGAAGGCGGCAGTTTCTTTGACCCCATCGCCACCACCCGCGATTTGCTGGGGGTGGACACGCTATCCGTCGACACGCAGGAAACTGATAATGGCAGCGGCGTGTCCGTCGGCGTGGGCAAATATCTGACTGAACGCGTCTACCTGGAGCTGGAGCGGACTCCAGATCCGGCGCAGCCGTGGAAAGGTTCCGTCGAGGTGGAGTTGAACCCCAACCTCAACCTGGAGACGACCACTGGTGGACAGTCCGGCTTCGGCGGCGTCGAACTACAATGGAAGCAGGACTACTGA
- a CDS encoding autotransporter assembly complex family protein — MEDNEKLKSLVEDELDRQRDENLTLKQYTNPVKIARYEKDIIQRLLRSQGYYAGAVEYRLKEDDKGVSYLLTPGPLYKVQKITFDVPDGFKMPRASTWPLREGRALVASNVLDTQDALKKYIQENACFYEVKLSYVAEVNHADHSATVAYRMEPSPSVNFGEIAVTGLTSVKENYLREKLGYEPGQCFNRARVDQARLNLLKTNLIARIETNISQPENGRVNTSFNLQERNHRTRKAGIGYSTDEGFGLSLGWEHRNILGAGEKIEVGGRVSQVRRTVEGELTLPNFFRDDQSAVLNGDLTKKELDAYDSLSAQTSLTIKRQFTDILSGSIGAQLKYSEVTDEGVTDEFGLVSFPFTLKLDTTDNLLDPRKGFILTAGVQPYIDTLETSRRFVKTTFSASTYLTADTFYWEPTLALRAATGTISGQSTDDIPADERFYVGGGGSVRGYPYQSLSRITGDDPFGGSSFNEVSVETRFRFSESWGAVLFVDGGFAFDDANLQPGEELKWGTGIGVRYFTFFAPIRFDVGVPLSPRDEVDDNFQLYISIGQAF; from the coding sequence GTGGAGGATAACGAGAAACTGAAATCCCTGGTGGAGGATGAGCTGGATCGCCAACGGGATGAGAACCTCACGCTCAAGCAGTACACCAACCCGGTCAAAATCGCCCGCTACGAAAAAGACATCATTCAGCGTCTGCTGCGTTCACAGGGATATTACGCGGGGGCGGTGGAATACCGTCTTAAGGAAGATGACAAAGGCGTGTCCTATCTTTTGACTCCGGGCCCTTTGTACAAAGTGCAAAAGATTACCTTCGACGTGCCGGATGGGTTCAAAATGCCCAGGGCCTCCACTTGGCCTTTGCGTGAGGGGCGCGCGTTGGTGGCTTCCAATGTGCTGGACACCCAGGACGCGCTGAAAAAATATATTCAGGAAAACGCCTGCTTTTACGAAGTGAAGCTCAGCTACGTGGCGGAAGTGAATCACGCCGATCATTCCGCGACCGTGGCTTATCGCATGGAGCCTAGCCCCAGCGTCAACTTTGGCGAGATCGCCGTCACCGGCCTGACTTCCGTCAAGGAAAACTATCTACGCGAAAAGCTGGGGTATGAACCGGGACAATGCTTCAACCGCGCCCGCGTGGATCAGGCGCGCTTGAATCTGCTCAAAACCAATCTGATTGCGCGTATCGAAACCAATATCTCCCAGCCGGAGAACGGACGCGTCAATACCTCCTTCAACTTGCAGGAGCGTAACCACCGTACACGCAAAGCGGGGATCGGTTACAGCACGGATGAAGGATTCGGCCTGTCTCTCGGCTGGGAACATCGCAATATTCTCGGCGCAGGCGAGAAGATTGAAGTGGGCGGACGCGTGTCTCAGGTCCGTCGCACGGTGGAGGGCGAGCTGACGCTGCCTAATTTTTTTCGCGATGATCAAAGCGCCGTTCTGAACGGCGACCTGACCAAGAAAGAGTTGGACGCCTACGATTCTCTCAGCGCACAGACCAGTTTGACGATCAAACGCCAGTTCACGGATATCCTGTCCGGCTCCATCGGCGCGCAGCTGAAATACAGTGAAGTCACTGACGAAGGCGTGACCGATGAGTTCGGTCTGGTGTCTTTCCCATTCACCTTGAAGCTGGACACGACAGACAATCTCCTCGACCCGCGCAAAGGGTTCATTCTTACGGCAGGCGTCCAGCCATACATTGATACCTTGGAAACTTCCCGTCGCTTCGTGAAAACCACTTTTTCCGCCAGCACGTACCTGACGGCGGACACCTTTTACTGGGAGCCCACTTTGGCGTTGCGAGCGGCGACAGGAACCATTTCCGGACAGTCAACAGACGACATACCCGCTGATGAGCGCTTCTATGTAGGCGGCGGCGGTTCTGTGCGCGGATATCCATATCAGTCACTGAGTCGAATCACCGGAGACGATCCGTTTGGCGGCAGCTCGTTTAACGAAGTCTCCGTGGAAACTCGTTTTCGTTTTTCCGAGAGTTGGGGAGCGGTTCTATTCGTAGACGGCGGCTTTGCTTTTGACGACGCCAACCTGCAGCCAGGCGAGGAGTTGAAATGGGGAACGGGAATTGGCGTGCGGTATTTCACTTTCTTTGCGCCCATCCGCTTTGACGTTGGCGTTCCGCTTAGTCCCAGGGATGAGGTGGATGACAACTTTCAGTTGTACATCAGCATAGGGCAGGCCTTCTGA
- a CDS encoding efflux RND transporter periplasmic adaptor subunit, whose product MAKRMTIMIVVLAVVFGGIFYFLGYLKPKKMGEYFANFQPPPVTVSSESARTEKWTPFYSSIGNVVAVQQVTVTSEVAGVIKSMPIASGAKVEAGDLLVQLDTEVDVAEIKGMQASAELAEATYKRDQKLLERNVASSLDFETSRAQLKNAQAQVESQRARINKKSIRAPFKGTLGIRKVNLGEYVQSGTPIVTLQDLSRVYINFALPEQLFSQVHNDQQVEAKVAAFPGRTFNGKVTAIDARVDQQTRNFTIQATFENPDQALRPGMFAEVKLLLGSERDVITVPSTALEAKLYGTSVFVISKAPAEGQAATEDAQENLIVERRYVETGLSQNNWTEITKGLEPGESVVTAGQLKLQNGSRVKINNNVELR is encoded by the coding sequence ATGGCTAAACGCATGACGATAATGATTGTCGTACTTGCTGTCGTCTTCGGTGGAATTTTCTACTTCCTGGGCTATCTGAAGCCGAAAAAGATGGGCGAGTATTTCGCCAACTTTCAGCCTCCGCCCGTCACCGTTTCCTCGGAGAGCGCCCGTACGGAGAAATGGACGCCCTTTTACAGTTCCATCGGAAACGTCGTCGCCGTACAACAAGTGACGGTCACTTCCGAAGTGGCGGGTGTCATCAAGTCCATGCCGATTGCGTCCGGCGCCAAAGTGGAGGCCGGCGACCTGCTGGTGCAGTTGGACACCGAGGTGGACGTCGCTGAGATCAAAGGGATGCAGGCGTCGGCGGAACTGGCCGAGGCCACGTATAAGCGCGATCAAAAACTACTGGAGCGCAATGTCGCCAGCAGCCTGGATTTCGAGACCAGCCGCGCGCAATTGAAAAATGCGCAGGCACAAGTGGAGAGCCAGCGCGCCCGCATCAACAAGAAGAGTATTCGCGCGCCTTTCAAAGGCACTTTGGGCATCCGCAAAGTCAACCTGGGCGAGTACGTGCAGTCGGGCACACCAATTGTCACTTTGCAGGATTTATCCCGAGTGTACATCAACTTCGCTCTGCCAGAGCAACTGTTCAGTCAGGTGCATAACGATCAGCAGGTCGAAGCCAAAGTGGCGGCGTTCCCGGGCCGCACGTTCAACGGCAAGGTCACGGCTATTGACGCCCGCGTGGATCAGCAAACCCGGAATTTCACTATTCAGGCGACTTTCGAAAATCCTGACCAGGCGCTGCGCCCCGGCATGTTCGCGGAAGTGAAACTGTTGCTGGGCTCCGAACGGGATGTGATTACGGTCCCGTCCACCGCCCTGGAAGCCAAGCTGTACGGTACATCCGTGTTCGTGATCAGCAAAGCGCCCGCGGAAGGACAAGCCGCCACAGAAGACGCGCAGGAAAATCTGATAGTCGAGCGCCGTTATGTTGAAACGGGACTGTCGCAGAACAACTGGACAGAAATCACCAAAGGGCTGGAGCCCGGCGAGTCCGTCGTCACCGCCGGTCAGCTCAAATTGCAGAACGGCTCCCGCGTAAAGATCAACAATAACGTGGAACTGCGCTGA